One genomic region from Rhabdothermincola sediminis encodes:
- a CDS encoding AMP-binding protein: MTVATRERYRATPTPFAADLGRHGGRLALVTPEGRTLTYAELGRRSQELADRLGPVRRLVLLEAGNDLDSIVAYLACLAAGHPVLVTPAGSPFTARLTTHYDPDVVLSAGQEGWWVDERREGTRHDLHPDLAVILSTSGSTGSPKLVRLSQANLQSNAVAIAEYLGLTERDRAATTLPMAYCYGLSVISSHLSQGASLLVTGLSVVDTCFWDAFRREQATSFAGVPHTFDLLDRVRFEEMDLPHLRYVTQAGGRLSPERVRRYAQLGRRRGWDFYVMYGQTEATARIAYLPPHLAASHPGSIGVPVPGGSLEIEPVDGLPAGEGELVYRGPNVMLGYAGSPSDLALGRTVEVLRTGDLGRRNADGLYEITGRARRFVKPFGLRIDLDRVEQVLAEQGHTALCTGDDQRLLLAVAGSEPGAGATASRLVARCFGLPPAAVQVRLVGALPRLATGKPDYATVASWFPLVPDGPLPAGPPRDLPSCASRAKPLNDEFARVLGCEVATDADTFADLGGDSLSYVEMSVRIEEALGYLPEGWHVMPIGELNRLEPRRRPAGSQMETSVALRALAIVGVVGTHVGLFDLLGGAHLLLAIAGFNFARFQLTSADQRHHLRRAFATIGRIAVPTMAYVGLLHLASDRYTVANVLLANNYLADGVWRYWYWFMEVLVQVLLLVAVVFAVPGVRRLERRHPFRFALAVLFGALALRHVPMGDPANDIYRTHSVLWLFALGWLVHRSTTAHQKALVSVLAVLAVPTFFAEPSRNAVVTAGILAVLWVGSVRVPRLAGRLLAALAASSMYVYLVHWQVYPVLDRHLPALPVTLLTVLAGMAAWLAVRAVEGGVARAWRAGTRLLSAPEALRALACPLDPVHRVVRVMQQRRQRGPVIGSP; this comes from the coding sequence ATGACGGTCGCCACTCGTGAACGGTACCGGGCCACGCCCACACCCTTCGCCGCGGACCTGGGCCGCCACGGCGGTCGCCTCGCGCTGGTCACCCCGGAGGGCCGGACCCTCACCTACGCCGAGCTGGGCCGCCGCAGCCAGGAGCTCGCCGACCGCCTCGGTCCCGTGCGCCGGCTGGTGCTACTCGAAGCCGGCAACGACCTCGACTCCATCGTCGCCTACCTCGCCTGCTTGGCCGCCGGCCACCCGGTGCTGGTCACCCCGGCTGGCTCGCCGTTCACCGCGCGCCTGACCACGCACTACGACCCCGATGTGGTGCTCTCGGCGGGCCAGGAGGGCTGGTGGGTCGACGAACGCCGGGAGGGGACCCGCCACGATCTGCACCCCGATCTCGCAGTGATCCTCAGCACCTCCGGCTCGACCGGCTCGCCGAAGCTCGTCCGCCTGTCGCAGGCGAACCTGCAGTCCAACGCCGTGGCCATCGCCGAGTACCTGGGGCTGACCGAGCGCGACCGCGCGGCCACGACGTTGCCGATGGCCTACTGCTACGGCCTCTCGGTGATCAGCAGCCACCTCAGCCAGGGAGCCAGCCTGCTCGTGACCGGTCTCTCGGTGGTCGACACCTGCTTCTGGGACGCGTTCCGCCGGGAGCAGGCCACGAGCTTCGCCGGGGTGCCCCACACCTTCGATCTGCTTGACCGGGTCCGTTTCGAGGAGATGGATCTCCCGCACCTGCGCTACGTCACCCAGGCCGGCGGCCGCCTGTCCCCCGAGCGGGTGAGACGGTATGCGCAGCTCGGTCGCCGCCGGGGCTGGGACTTCTACGTCATGTACGGCCAGACCGAGGCCACGGCCCGCATCGCCTACCTCCCACCCCACCTCGCGGCCAGCCATCCGGGCTCGATCGGCGTGCCCGTCCCGGGTGGATCGCTGGAGATCGAGCCAGTCGACGGGCTACCCGCCGGCGAGGGCGAGCTGGTCTACCGGGGGCCGAACGTGATGCTCGGCTACGCCGGGTCACCGAGCGACCTGGCGCTCGGCCGTACCGTCGAGGTGCTCCGCACCGGCGATCTGGGCCGGCGCAACGCGGACGGGCTCTACGAGATCACCGGGCGGGCACGACGCTTCGTGAAGCCCTTCGGCCTGCGGATCGATCTCGACCGGGTCGAGCAGGTGCTCGCCGAGCAGGGTCACACTGCCCTGTGCACCGGTGACGATCAGCGGCTGCTGCTGGCGGTCGCCGGCTCCGAGCCCGGGGCCGGCGCGACCGCCAGCCGGCTCGTGGCCCGCTGCTTCGGCCTGCCCCCTGCCGCGGTGCAGGTGCGGCTGGTCGGCGCGCTGCCCCGGCTGGCCACCGGCAAGCCCGACTACGCCACCGTGGCCTCCTGGTTCCCTCTAGTCCCCGACGGACCGCTTCCAGCCGGCCCGCCCCGCGACCTGCCCTCCTGTGCCTCTCGAGCGAAGCCCCTGAACGACGAGTTCGCCCGGGTGCTCGGGTGCGAGGTCGCCACCGACGCCGACACCTTCGCGGATCTGGGCGGGGATTCGCTCTCTTACGTCGAGATGTCCGTCCGCATCGAAGAAGCCCTCGGGTACCTCCCCGAGGGCTGGCACGTGATGCCCATCGGCGAGCTGAACCGCCTCGAACCCCGCCGCCGGCCAGCAGGCTCGCAAATGGAGACCAGCGTCGCGCTGCGGGCGCTGGCCATCGTGGGCGTGGTCGGCACCCACGTCGGCCTGTTCGACCTGCTCGGCGGGGCCCATCTCCTGCTGGCCATCGCGGGGTTCAACTTCGCCCGGTTCCAGTTGACGTCCGCCGACCAGCGACACCACCTCCGTCGAGCGTTCGCCACGATCGGGCGGATCGCCGTGCCCACCATGGCCTACGTCGGTCTGCTCCACCTCGCCTCCGACCGCTACACGGTGGCGAACGTCCTGCTGGCCAACAACTACCTGGCCGACGGGGTGTGGCGGTACTGGTACTGGTTCATGGAGGTGCTGGTCCAGGTCCTCCTCTTGGTCGCGGTGGTGTTCGCGGTCCCGGGGGTGCGGCGGCTCGAGCGCCGTCACCCGTTCCGGTTCGCCCTGGCGGTGCTGTTCGGAGCGCTCGCGCTCCGGCACGTCCCGATGGGCGATCCGGCGAACGACATCTACCGGACCCACTCGGTGCTGTGGCTGTTCGCGCTGGGATGGCTGGTGCACCGGTCCACGACCGCCCACCAGAAGGCACTCGTGAGCGTGCTGGCCGTGCTCGCGGTCCCGACGTTCTTCGCCGAGCCCTCTCGCAACGCCGTCGTGACCGCCGGCATCCTGGCCGTGCTGTGGGTCGGTTCGGTGCGGGTACCTCGCCTGGCCGGCCGGTTGCTCGCGGCGCTGGCCGCCTCGTCGATGTACGTCTACCTCGTGCACTGGCAGGTGTACCCCGTGCTCGACCGGCACCTGCCGGCTCTGCCGGTGACGTTGCTGACCGTGCTCGCCGGTATGGCCGCGTGGCTCGCCGTGAGGGCGGTGGAAGGGGGCGTCGCCCGCGCCTGGCGGGCGGGGACCCGGCTGCTGTCAGCTCCGGAGGCCCTCCGCGCCCTTGCGTGCCCGCTTGACCCGGTACATCGCGTGGTCCGCGTGATGCAGCAACGCCGGCAGCGAGGCCCCGTGATCGGGAGCCCGTGA
- a CDS encoding SDR family NAD(P)-dependent oxidoreductase: protein MSHQPFAGTVALVTGAARPRGIGRATARRLAELGASVACLDLARPYEDAPAHGTATADDLDAVVGEIEALGRRAVAVRADVSDTEQVEAAVAAATEALGTITAVANVAGGSGPGFGLGPLVSLPHHEFRRVLDVNLVGTWLVSKACASRMIDAGVHGRICNVSSQAGKRAFPMLGAYCAAKAGVILLTQCLALELGPSGIAVNAVCPGTVDTDLINPGGLFESLLGGPAGLEAYLEREIPLRRLQTAEEIATAICWLLSEEAAAITGEAVNTSAGQTMV from the coding sequence GTGAGCCACCAACCGTTCGCCGGCACCGTCGCCCTGGTCACCGGCGCCGCCCGCCCCCGGGGCATCGGAAGGGCCACGGCACGTCGCCTGGCCGAGCTGGGGGCCTCGGTCGCGTGCCTCGACCTGGCCCGGCCCTACGAGGACGCGCCGGCGCACGGCACCGCCACCGCGGACGATCTCGACGCGGTCGTGGGCGAGATCGAAGCGCTGGGCCGGCGGGCCGTCGCGGTGCGCGCCGATGTGTCGGACACCGAGCAGGTCGAGGCCGCGGTCGCCGCGGCGACGGAGGCCCTCGGCACCATCACCGCGGTGGCCAACGTCGCCGGCGGGAGCGGGCCCGGCTTCGGTCTCGGGCCCCTCGTGAGCCTGCCCCACCACGAGTTCCGGCGCGTGCTCGACGTGAACCTGGTGGGTACGTGGCTGGTCTCGAAGGCCTGCGCGAGCCGCATGATCGACGCGGGAGTGCACGGCAGGATCTGCAACGTGTCCAGCCAGGCGGGCAAGCGAGCCTTCCCAATGCTCGGTGCGTACTGCGCCGCGAAAGCCGGGGTGATCCTTCTCACCCAGTGCCTGGCGCTCGAGCTCGGTCCGTCGGGGATCGCGGTCAACGCGGTGTGCCCCGGCACCGTCGACACGGACCTCATCAACCCCGGTGGGCTGTTCGAGTCACTGCTCGGCGGCCCTGCGGGGCTCGAGGCCTACCTCGAACGCGAGATCCCGCTCCGAAGGCTGCAGACGGCGGAGGAGATCGCCACCGCGATCTGCTGGCTGCTCTCGGAGGAGGCCGCGGCCATCACCGGTGAAGCCGTCAACACCAGCGCGGGCCAGACGATGGTCTGA
- a CDS encoding MOSC domain-containing protein, with protein sequence MTTAGGDRPEGTGGEDLLGVHLERIRQAPADHGIVELVVRRPAVDQREVLDEAQLDIASGLVGDSWSTRSSSRRPEGPDPDRQLTLVSARVMELLAGPRDRWPEAGDQLYVDLDLSEANLPPGSRLAIGETLIEITAQPHRGCAKFSRRFGADAVRLVNSPIGCALRLRGVNARVVRGGAIRRGDTISKA encoded by the coding sequence ATGACCACCGCAGGCGGCGATCGGCCCGAGGGCACGGGCGGCGAGGATCTGCTCGGGGTGCACCTCGAGCGCATCCGCCAGGCACCGGCCGACCACGGCATCGTCGAGCTGGTGGTGCGCCGTCCCGCGGTCGACCAGCGTGAGGTGCTCGACGAGGCTCAGCTCGACATCGCCTCGGGGCTGGTGGGCGACTCGTGGTCGACCCGCAGCAGCTCGCGCCGGCCCGAGGGCCCCGACCCGGACCGGCAGTTGACGCTGGTGAGCGCCCGGGTGATGGAGCTGCTGGCGGGCCCGCGGGACCGCTGGCCCGAAGCAGGCGATCAGCTCTACGTGGACCTCGACCTGAGCGAGGCCAACCTCCCTCCGGGCAGCAGGCTCGCCATCGGTGAGACCCTCATCGAGATCACCGCCCAACCACATCGGGGCTGCGCGAAGTTCAGCCGCCGCTTCGGCGCCGACGCCGTCCGGCTCGTCAACTCGCCGATCGGCTGCGCGCTCCGCCTGCGGGGTGTCAACGCCCGCGTCGTGCGCGGTGGCGCGATCCGCCGGGGCGACACCATCTCCAAGGCCTGA
- a CDS encoding oxidoreductase produces MTTTVPDPFAPARLGPVSLRNRVIKAATFEGATPDHVVSDRLIEFHRAVARGGVGMTTIAYCAVSPEGCGTPNEIILDEAAVPGLARLVEEMHGEGAAVSVQIGHAGAVAAATGHRGLSPSRIFSPLAMRFTRAVTPDDIRRITHDFADAARHVATAGADAVELHFGHGYLISEFFSPKLNKRTDEWGGSLENRSRFARQVASAVREAVGDRLAIIAKLNMADGVPGGLWLDESIEIARLLESDGSLDALELTAGSSLQNPMYLFRGEAPIHEMARVFPQPIRTGFKLFGSRFLPTYPYEEAYLLPYARQFRAALSMPLILLGGINRRDTIEHAMREGFDFVAMGRALLREPDLVNQLRDGTSDDGLCIHCNKCMPTIYRGTRCVLVPVPPRATT; encoded by the coding sequence ATGACGACCACGGTCCCCGACCCCTTCGCTCCCGCCCGGCTCGGCCCCGTCTCCCTGCGGAACCGGGTGATCAAGGCGGCGACGTTCGAAGGAGCGACCCCTGATCACGTGGTCAGCGACCGGCTGATCGAGTTCCACCGGGCGGTGGCGAGAGGCGGCGTGGGCATGACCACGATCGCCTACTGCGCGGTGTCACCGGAAGGGTGCGGCACGCCCAACGAGATCATCCTCGACGAGGCGGCCGTGCCGGGGCTGGCCCGCCTGGTCGAGGAGATGCACGGCGAGGGCGCGGCCGTTTCGGTGCAGATCGGCCACGCGGGCGCGGTGGCCGCGGCCACCGGCCACCGGGGGCTGTCGCCGTCGCGGATCTTCAGTCCCCTGGCGATGCGGTTCACACGGGCCGTGACCCCCGACGACATCCGTCGCATCACCCATGACTTCGCCGACGCCGCCCGCCACGTCGCCACCGCGGGCGCGGACGCCGTGGAGCTGCACTTCGGGCACGGCTACCTGATCAGCGAGTTCTTCAGCCCCAAGCTCAACAAGCGCACCGACGAGTGGGGCGGCTCCCTCGAGAACCGCAGCCGTTTCGCCCGCCAGGTCGCTTCGGCGGTTCGGGAGGCGGTGGGCGATCGTCTGGCCATCATCGCCAAGCTCAACATGGCCGACGGCGTGCCCGGCGGCCTGTGGCTCGACGAGAGCATCGAGATCGCTCGCCTGCTGGAGAGCGACGGGAGCCTCGACGCGCTCGAGCTCACGGCCGGCAGCTCGTTGCAGAACCCGATGTACCTCTTCCGCGGCGAGGCGCCCATCCACGAGATGGCCCGGGTGTTCCCCCAGCCGATCCGCACCGGCTTCAAGTTGTTCGGGAGCCGGTTCCTGCCCACCTACCCGTACGAGGAGGCCTACCTGCTCCCCTATGCCCGCCAGTTCCGGGCCGCGCTGTCGATGCCGCTGATCCTGCTCGGCGGCATCAACCGCCGCGACACCATCGAGCACGCGATGCGGGAGGGCTTCGACTTCGTGGCCATGGGCAGGGCGCTGCTGCGCGAGCCGGACCTCGTCAACCAGCTCCGGGACGGCACCAGCGACGACGGCCTGTGCATCCACTGCAACAAGTGCATGCCCACCATCTACCGCGGCACCCGCTGCGTGCTGGTGCCCGTACCGCCGCGGGCGACGACCTGA
- a CDS encoding metal-dependent hydrolase: MSTDPAPALPVRRIRFEYPDDLDPAWNRRLPEFAFGANSVSLLMPYAEPYFIRSIRAALPQLDPRLRPQVESFLRQESGHYRQHRRFNDLVASRYRGIARLERWIGWSYGWLGRTRSVRFNVAFAAASETIAFALARWSEAHLDEFFDDGDSIATTLFLWHLAEEVEHKNVAYDVFEAIDGSRVRYSLAMLTTFTLLAWFATIGTLLMVLGSGRALKPVTYVRLLRWSVSLAFAVLPVMAASALPAHHPRDFADPVFLPTWLKQYDPATGTMPLWRAPSAVRRGLTSGP, from the coding sequence TTGAGCACCGACCCGGCGCCAGCGCTGCCCGTTCGCCGGATCCGGTTCGAGTACCCGGACGACCTCGACCCCGCCTGGAACCGACGACTGCCGGAGTTCGCGTTCGGGGCCAACAGCGTCTCGCTGCTCATGCCCTACGCGGAGCCCTACTTCATCCGCTCGATCCGCGCCGCGCTCCCCCAGCTCGACCCGCGGCTCCGACCCCAGGTGGAGTCGTTCCTGCGCCAAGAGTCGGGCCACTACCGCCAGCACCGCCGCTTCAACGACCTCGTCGCCAGCCGCTATCGCGGCATCGCCCGCCTCGAACGCTGGATCGGGTGGTCCTACGGCTGGCTGGGGCGCACGCGCAGCGTCCGGTTCAACGTGGCGTTCGCCGCGGCGAGCGAGACGATCGCCTTCGCGCTCGCCCGCTGGTCCGAAGCCCATCTCGACGAGTTCTTCGACGACGGCGACTCGATCGCCACCACGCTGTTCCTCTGGCACCTCGCCGAGGAGGTGGAGCACAAGAACGTGGCCTACGACGTGTTCGAGGCGATCGACGGGTCACGAGTGCGCTACTCGCTCGCCATGCTCACCACCTTCACCCTGCTGGCGTGGTTCGCCACCATCGGTACCCTCCTGATGGTCCTCGGCTCGGGCCGGGCGCTCAAGCCGGTGACTTACGTCCGGTTGCTGCGCTGGTCGGTGAGCCTGGCGTTCGCGGTGCTACCGGTGATGGCGGCCTCGGCGCTACCGGCTCACCATCCCCGCGACTTCGCGGACCCGGTGTTCCTGCCGACGTGGCTGAAGCAGTACGACCCCGCGACCGGGACGATGCCTCTCTGGCGCGCACCATCCGCCGTTCGTCGGGGGCTCACCTCCGGGCCATGA
- a CDS encoding FadD3 family acyl-CoA ligase — translation MADGAAERGEEQPDLPPSVPLVLERAAARFAGREALVDGDLRLSFEGLLEQADRAARALVASGIRPGERVAIWAPNRAEWAIAALGTYRAGGVVVPLNTRFKGHEAAYILRRSGARLLFTVTDFLDTDYVELLRGQELPALAETVVVGGSVPGGCIGWQGFLDRGDAIDRSQVLERVRAIRSDDVCDILFTSGTTGRPKGAMLTHGASIRAYDSWASVVGLREGDRYLIVNPFFHAFGLKAGILACLLKGATIIPHPVFDVPSVMRRVAEERVTMLPGPPAIYQTILDHPDLASYDLSTLRLAVTGAATVPVEMIRRMRDELTFTTIVTGYGLTEATGIATMCRHDDDPETIARTAGRPIPGVEVRLVDERGRSVPTGEPGEVLVRGYNIMKGYLDDPEATAATIDPDGWLHTGDIGVLDERGNLRITDRLKDMFIVGGFNAYPAEIENIMMEHPSIAQVAVVGVPDHRLGEVGKAFVIPRPGAEIDPDALIGWCRERMANFKVPRSVEVVEAFPLNASGKVLKYELRDRSG, via the coding sequence GTGGCTGACGGTGCTGCCGAGCGGGGCGAGGAACAGCCGGACCTGCCGCCATCGGTGCCGCTGGTGCTCGAACGGGCCGCGGCCCGCTTCGCCGGCCGCGAGGCACTCGTCGACGGTGACCTGCGACTGAGCTTCGAGGGCCTGCTGGAGCAGGCCGACCGAGCGGCTCGGGCCCTCGTGGCCTCGGGGATCCGGCCTGGCGAACGGGTGGCGATCTGGGCACCGAACCGAGCCGAGTGGGCGATCGCCGCGCTCGGCACCTACCGGGCGGGCGGAGTCGTGGTGCCCCTCAACACCCGGTTCAAAGGGCACGAGGCCGCCTACATCCTGCGGCGCTCGGGGGCACGCCTGCTGTTCACCGTGACCGACTTCCTCGACACCGACTACGTCGAGCTGCTCCGAGGCCAGGAGCTGCCGGCACTGGCCGAGACCGTTGTGGTGGGGGGCTCGGTGCCGGGGGGGTGCATCGGCTGGCAGGGCTTCCTCGATCGCGGGGACGCCATCGACCGGTCGCAGGTCCTCGAGCGGGTCCGGGCCATCCGCAGCGACGACGTGTGCGACATCCTGTTCACCTCCGGCACGACCGGTCGACCCAAGGGCGCCATGCTCACCCACGGGGCGTCGATCCGGGCCTACGACAGCTGGGCCAGCGTGGTCGGGCTGCGCGAGGGCGACCGCTACCTGATCGTCAACCCGTTCTTCCACGCGTTCGGGCTGAAGGCCGGCATCCTGGCCTGTCTGCTCAAAGGTGCGACGATCATCCCCCACCCGGTGTTCGACGTGCCCTCGGTGATGCGCCGGGTGGCGGAGGAGCGGGTCACCATGCTCCCGGGACCGCCGGCGATCTACCAGACCATCCTCGACCATCCGGACCTCGCTTCCTACGACCTGTCGACCCTCCGCCTGGCGGTGACCGGCGCCGCGACGGTGCCCGTGGAGATGATCCGGCGCATGCGCGACGAGCTCACCTTCACCACCATCGTCACCGGCTACGGGCTGACCGAAGCCACCGGCATCGCCACCATGTGTCGCCACGACGACGACCCCGAGACCATCGCCCGTACCGCTGGGCGGCCGATCCCGGGCGTCGAGGTGAGGCTGGTCGACGAGCGTGGCCGATCCGTGCCCACCGGTGAACCCGGCGAGGTCCTGGTGCGCGGCTACAACATCATGAAGGGCTACCTCGACGACCCCGAGGCCACCGCCGCCACGATCGACCCCGACGGGTGGCTGCACACCGGCGACATCGGGGTGCTCGACGAGCGGGGCAACCTGCGGATCACCGACCGACTCAAGGACATGTTCATCGTCGGGGGGTTCAACGCCTATCCCGCCGAGATCGAGAACATCATGATGGAGCATCCCTCGATCGCCCAGGTGGCGGTGGTCGGCGTGCCCGACCACCGCCTCGGTGAGGTCGGCAAGGCGTTCGTGATCCCGCGCCCGGGCGCCGAGATCGACCCCGACGCCCTGATCGGGTGGTGCCGGGAGCGCATGGCCAACTTCAAGGTCCCACGCTCGGTGGAGGTGGTGGAGGCCTTCCCGCTCAACGCCAGCGGGAAGGTCCTCAAGTACGAGCTGCGGGACCGATCCGGTTGA
- a CDS encoding enoyl-CoA hydratase/isomerase family protein, which translates to MSGYQSAEGLRVSLDGAVLRLVLDRPEKRNAIDDVMMAALVETIDLAGRDEQVRAIVLAGEGEHFCGGADIVARNAEGEGRPRVGSVQRRVPSLAHRLIPLMLTVQTPIVCAVRGWAAGIGLQLALAADFTIVAEDATLWEPFLTRGFTPDSGATWLVPRLVGLVRARELLLLGRRLDGREAVEWGLVHAAVPDPQVQDTAARLADELAAGPTVALGLTKWLLHAGYDASLEQQLRAEAFGLELSSRSEDFREGLQAFREKRPPRFGGR; encoded by the coding sequence GTGAGTGGCTACCAGTCGGCCGAGGGGCTCCGGGTGTCGCTCGACGGCGCGGTCCTGCGGCTGGTGCTGGACCGGCCGGAGAAGCGCAACGCGATCGACGACGTGATGATGGCTGCGCTCGTCGAGACCATCGATCTCGCCGGGCGTGACGAGCAGGTGCGGGCGATCGTGCTGGCCGGGGAGGGCGAGCACTTCTGCGGCGGCGCCGACATCGTGGCCCGCAACGCCGAGGGCGAGGGCCGGCCTCGGGTGGGCAGCGTGCAGCGGCGGGTCCCCTCGCTCGCTCACCGGCTGATCCCGTTGATGCTCACCGTGCAGACACCGATCGTGTGCGCGGTGCGAGGGTGGGCGGCCGGCATCGGCTTACAGCTCGCTCTGGCCGCCGACTTCACGATCGTGGCCGAGGACGCCACCCTGTGGGAGCCGTTCCTGACCCGTGGCTTCACCCCGGACAGCGGGGCCACCTGGCTGGTACCGAGGCTGGTGGGACTGGTGCGCGCCCGCGAGCTGCTGCTCCTCGGTCGCCGGCTCGACGGTCGCGAAGCCGTCGAGTGGGGGCTGGTGCACGCCGCGGTTCCCGATCCGCAGGTGCAGGACACGGCAGCCCGTCTCGCCGACGAGCTCGCCGCCGGCCCCACGGTGGCCCTGGGGCTGACCAAGTGGCTCCTCCACGCGGGGTACGACGCGTCGCTGGAGCAGCAACTCCGAGCCGAGGCGTTCGGCCTGGAGCTCTCGTCGCGCTCTGAGGACTTCCGCGAGGGTCTGCAGGCGTTCCGGGAGAAGCGCCCACCCCGCTTCGGTGGGCGGTGA
- a CDS encoding acyl-CoA dehydrogenase family protein: MIDATGRVPITPETEVDEAAAIVRAWVAEHVPAAWREAAAGGSAAIREVRPREAYEAWYPVFGASGLVVPTWPVPYGGLGVGREVARAIEAELAPYNLGRLNPLGLNLAAPALFAHGTEEQRLRFLPPIVRNEEVWCQLFSEPGAGSDLASLATRAVRDGDDWVVTGQKVWTTWAHRADFAVLLARTDPDVPKREGITYFLLSLHQPGVQVRPLRHITGEVDFNEVFLDGVRVPDHQRVGAVGDGWRVAGATLSGERQMVAGQGSGGVDRIGGSGTRRLIGLAAEGTGPAGGRAIADPLVRDRLMRLYSEECIRGWTNERVRAGLAAGRPPGPESSIGKVHQGDLNQRTQLLATDLLGARAMAWEAPAGAPYEDTLSYEVRGMLRSRANTIEGGTTEVNKNILGERVLGLPREPDPWRDVPWREVPRS; the protein is encoded by the coding sequence GTGATCGACGCGACCGGCCGGGTGCCGATCACCCCGGAGACCGAGGTCGACGAGGCGGCGGCGATCGTGCGGGCCTGGGTGGCCGAGCACGTGCCCGCCGCCTGGCGCGAGGCCGCTGCGGGAGGATCCGCCGCCATCCGTGAGGTGCGCCCGCGGGAGGCGTACGAGGCCTGGTATCCGGTATTCGGCGCGTCCGGCCTGGTGGTGCCCACCTGGCCGGTGCCCTACGGCGGGCTGGGTGTGGGACGGGAGGTGGCCCGGGCCATCGAGGCGGAGCTGGCGCCGTACAACCTGGGGCGCTTGAACCCGCTCGGTCTCAACCTGGCCGCCCCGGCGCTGTTCGCCCACGGCACCGAGGAGCAGCGGCTGCGCTTCCTGCCGCCCATCGTGCGCAACGAGGAGGTGTGGTGCCAGCTGTTCAGCGAGCCCGGTGCCGGCTCCGACCTGGCCTCGCTGGCCACCCGGGCGGTGCGAGACGGCGACGACTGGGTGGTGACCGGCCAGAAGGTGTGGACCACCTGGGCGCACCGGGCCGACTTCGCTGTGCTGCTGGCTCGCACCGATCCCGACGTCCCCAAGCGGGAGGGCATCACCTACTTCCTCCTCTCGCTCCACCAGCCAGGCGTGCAGGTCCGGCCCCTGCGGCACATCACCGGCGAGGTGGACTTCAACGAGGTGTTCCTCGACGGGGTCCGGGTACCCGACCACCAGCGGGTCGGTGCCGTGGGTGACGGTTGGCGGGTGGCTGGCGCGACGCTGTCCGGCGAGCGCCAGATGGTCGCCGGCCAAGGCTCCGGCGGGGTCGACCGCATCGGGGGCTCCGGCACCCGGCGGCTCATCGGGCTGGCTGCCGAGGGCACGGGACCCGCCGGTGGTCGGGCCATCGCCGACCCACTGGTGCGCGACCGCCTCATGCGGCTCTACAGCGAGGAGTGCATCCGGGGCTGGACCAACGAGCGGGTGCGGGCAGGCCTGGCGGCGGGACGCCCGCCCGGCCCCGAGAGCTCGATCGGCAAGGTCCACCAGGGGGATCTCAACCAGCGGACCCAGCTCCTGGCCACCGACCTGCTCGGGGCGCGGGCGATGGCCTGGGAGGCGCCGGCCGGGGCACCGTACGAGGACACGTTGTCCTACGAGGTGCGGGGCATGTTGCGCAGCCGGGCCAACACGATCGAAGGCGGCACGACCGAGGTCAACAAGAACATTCTCGGGGAGCGGGTCCTGGGCCTGCCCCGGGAGCCGGATCCCTGGCGCGACGTGCCCTGGCGCGAGGTGCCCCGGAGCTGA
- a CDS encoding enoyl-CoA hydratase/isomerase family protein, whose translation MGYETLIVERRGPVGWLVFDRPDAGNAMDAVMLGELERAWGELAADEAVRVIVNTGAGPAFSTGLDVVQLSRDPAALAEQSRRTRRAELRLTAWHNQVHKPVIAAVNGVCAGGGLHFVADADIVIAASTASFVDPHVSVGQVSAFETIALVRKSPMEPIARMAFTGRHERMSAARAYELGVISEVVDPPERLRDAAQELGEKIGRNSPAAMAATKRALWAALETGLTEARRIGASILVEENL comes from the coding sequence ATGGGGTACGAGACGCTGATCGTCGAGCGGCGGGGGCCGGTGGGATGGTTGGTCTTCGACCGGCCCGACGCCGGCAACGCGATGGACGCGGTCATGCTCGGCGAACTCGAGCGAGCCTGGGGGGAGCTGGCTGCTGACGAGGCGGTGCGGGTGATCGTGAACACCGGAGCAGGGCCCGCCTTCTCGACCGGGCTGGACGTCGTGCAGCTGTCGCGGGACCCCGCCGCGCTCGCCGAGCAGTCCCGGCGCACCAGGCGGGCCGAGCTGCGCCTGACCGCATGGCACAACCAGGTCCACAAGCCCGTCATCGCGGCGGTGAACGGGGTGTGCGCGGGGGGTGGACTGCACTTCGTGGCCGATGCGGACATCGTCATCGCCGCGTCGACCGCCTCGTTCGTCGATCCCCACGTCTCCGTCGGGCAGGTGAGCGCCTTCGAGACCATCGCGCTGGTGCGCAAGTCCCCGATGGAGCCGATCGCCCGCATGGCCTTCACCGGTCGCCATGAACGGATGAGCGCGGCCCGGGCCTACGAGCTGGGGGTGATCAGCGAGGTGGTCGATCCTCCCGAGCGCCTGCGGGACGCGGCGCAAGAGCTGGGGGAGAAGATCGGCCGCAACTCGCCCGCGGCGATGGCGGCGACCAAACGGGCCCTGTGGGCCGCGCTGGAGACCGGGCTCACCGAGGCTCGCCGGATCGGGGCCTCGATCCTCGTGGAGGAGAACCTGTGA